One genomic window of Bradyrhizobium sp. CCGE-LA001 includes the following:
- the otsB gene encoding trehalose-phosphatase, with protein sequence MKSELADMALDEKRTMLDDEAPDAVPVPHALVPHLDETAILLDIDGTLLDLMPTPREVWVPPGLSETLRHLTERTSGALALVSGRSLNDIDLIFAPDVFRAVAGHGAEMRLSVDNEADAVHAPPLDKELKRRLAAIAKLSPGILLEDKGYSLALHYRLAPHAEKAIYEAVSFIRAELPNAPIEVLPGKFVCEIKHSGFTKATGVRELMTHEPFRGRRPIFIGDDVTDETVFAIMPDMKGLAFSVGRRAMGVNGHFDAPSDVRAFLARLLDPR encoded by the coding sequence ATGAAATCGGAACTCGCGGACATGGCTTTGGACGAGAAGCGCACCATGCTTGATGACGAGGCCCCTGACGCGGTGCCCGTGCCGCATGCGCTGGTGCCGCATCTCGACGAGACCGCCATCCTGCTCGACATCGACGGCACGCTGCTCGACCTGATGCCGACGCCGCGCGAGGTGTGGGTGCCGCCGGGATTGTCGGAAACGCTGAGGCATTTGACTGAGCGCACCTCCGGCGCGCTGGCGCTTGTCAGCGGCCGCTCGCTCAACGACATCGACCTGATCTTCGCACCCGACGTGTTTCGCGCCGTCGCCGGCCACGGCGCCGAGATGCGGCTGTCGGTGGACAATGAAGCCGATGCCGTGCATGCGCCGCCGCTGGACAAGGAGTTGAAGCGGCGGCTTGCCGCGATCGCCAAGCTCAGCCCCGGCATTCTGCTGGAGGACAAGGGCTATTCTCTGGCGCTGCACTATCGTCTCGCGCCGCATGCGGAGAAGGCGATCTACGAAGCCGTGTCGTTCATTCGTGCAGAGCTGCCCAATGCGCCGATCGAGGTGCTGCCCGGCAAGTTCGTTTGCGAGATCAAGCATTCCGGCTTCACCAAGGCGACCGGCGTGCGCGAATTGATGACGCACGAGCCTTTCAGGGGACGCCGCCCGATCTTCATCGGTGATGACGTCACCGATGAAACCGTGTTCGCGATCATGCCTGATATGAAAGGGCTCGCCTTCTCGGTCGGCCGCCGCGCCATGGGCGTGAACGGTCACTTCGACGCGCCAAGCGATGTGCGTGCGTTCCTTGCGCGCCTGCTCGATCCAAGGTGA
- a CDS encoding trehalose-6-phosphate synthase, translated as MNLVVVSNRVARGKPNEPMTGGLAAALLPVVEHSGAIWVGSSGRVRDGHQKEPFAEIEALGTGAIATLDLPAAHYGGYYEGFANSALWPALHSRSDLIRVSREDYVSYREVNAFMARALMRFRKTKTAFWVQDYHFLALGAELRELGVDDPIGFFLHTPWPVAAVMQGVPNHRELITAMLAYDLLGFQTNEDCQNFLGYAGGELGLAVEDGVVLSQHGRTRCEVFPIGIDAEKFAAYAAKSASHPDVSRLRRSLNGERLAIGVDRLDYSKGLVNRISAFDRLWTEQPQFARSISLLQIANPSRGAIEAYGNLQNEVARLVTDVNGRHGEVDWTPIRYLNKGFSQAVLAGLYRTAQIGVVTPLHDGMNLVAKEYVAAQNPADPGVLVLSKFAGAANELDTALLVNPHDIDGMARAIAVAAAMPLTERKMRWEAMMKKLRGHTIQQWSADFVAELEKCRTEKAAVAPLATQPPQALRWLRSAISGVRLI; from the coding sequence GTGAACTTAGTCGTCGTTTCAAATCGCGTCGCCCGCGGCAAGCCAAATGAACCCATGACGGGCGGCCTTGCGGCAGCCTTGTTGCCGGTTGTGGAACATTCGGGAGCGATCTGGGTGGGTTCCTCGGGCCGCGTGCGTGATGGTCATCAGAAGGAACCGTTCGCCGAAATCGAAGCACTGGGGACCGGTGCGATCGCGACGCTGGACCTGCCGGCGGCGCATTATGGCGGCTATTACGAAGGCTTCGCCAATTCGGCGCTGTGGCCGGCGCTGCATTCGCGCAGCGATCTGATCCGTGTCTCGCGCGAAGATTATGTCAGCTATCGCGAGGTCAACGCCTTCATGGCGCGCGCTTTGATGCGCTTTCGAAAAACCAAGACCGCGTTCTGGGTGCAGGACTATCATTTCCTTGCGCTCGGCGCGGAACTGCGCGAACTCGGTGTCGATGATCCCATCGGTTTCTTCCTGCATACGCCGTGGCCCGTCGCCGCGGTGATGCAGGGCGTGCCCAATCATCGCGAGCTGATCACGGCGATGCTGGCCTATGATCTGCTCGGCTTCCAGACCAATGAGGACTGCCAGAACTTCCTCGGCTATGCCGGCGGCGAGCTCGGCCTTGCGGTCGAGGACGGCGTCGTGCTGTCGCAGCACGGCCGCACCCGCTGCGAAGTCTTCCCCATCGGCATCGATGCGGAAAAGTTCGCAGCCTATGCCGCGAAATCAGCATCGCATCCCGACGTGTCGCGTCTGCGGCGCAGCCTCAACGGCGAGCGTCTCGCGATCGGCGTCGACCGCCTCGACTATTCCAAGGGTCTCGTCAACCGCATCAGCGCGTTCGACCGGCTCTGGACCGAGCAGCCGCAATTCGCGCGCAGCATCTCGCTGCTTCAGATCGCGAACCCCTCGCGCGGCGCCATCGAGGCCTATGGCAATCTGCAGAACGAGGTCGCGCGCCTCGTCACCGACGTCAACGGCCGCCACGGCGAGGTCGACTGGACACCGATCCGCTATCTCAACAAGGGTTTCAGCCAGGCTGTGCTCGCGGGCCTCTATCGCACCGCGCAGATTGGCGTGGTGACGCCGCTGCATGACGGCATGAACCTCGTCGCCAAGGAATATGTCGCCGCGCAAAACCCGGCCGATCCTGGCGTGCTGGTGCTGTCGAAATTCGCCGGCGCCGCCAACGAGCTCGACACAGCCTTGCTGGTCAATCCGCACGACATCGACGGCATGGCGCGCGCGATCGCGGTCGCGGCCGCGATGCCGCTCACCGAGCGCAAGATGCGCTGGGAAGCGATGATGAAGAAGCTGCGCGGCCACACCATCCAGCAATGGTCGGCCGACTTCGTCGCCGAGCTGGAGAAGTGCCGCACCGAGAAGGCCGCGGTCGCTCCGCTCGCAACCCAGCCGCCGCAGGCCCTGCGCTGGCTGAGATCGGCGATATCAGGCGTGCGGTTGATCTGA
- a CDS encoding caspase family protein → MPNYKAYIAAVDHYPNPANNLPSCINDAKAFHQKITDVYKFADVRFDYDEKATLQNVEAGLSWLFNGASPDDRLVFFFSGHGYQVAQGQDLEEVLCLYDQFLFDNALSQKSQAVPPGVFTLISDSCHSGGMYKVMMTDGHMDVAQTKVLKVPPIVENDKVFLDPKKVSQLRYRPFGAWPGAASRIGNRLGLTVGKEFDEAGQLQMNGMLLSACLADETASASTPKTGGKSAFTYALLEQLTALGPHVSNRRLVEGTTKMLRDLGFRQTPVLTEPTNPAGLAAASFLLFQGQAAPQPSSPDWMTRIIQDVLSNQRKDPTMIHDKSIGQPVASGDEKFWGVLASLASVAVPAIVDALRKGDFQPQKDFTAIPGGEEKFWRTLLNVVSTAVPAVVQALRKGGYEPQKDFSGGQEKFLGSILGIATSCMPTLFRTISAQGIQPQKDFGGEEKFWGAIASAISATLPVVINALSKQGTPVKGFEDAPAGDQKFFGAIASVIGTLGPIVIQALSKSGVDPQKDFQQAGQEKFLGALMSVIGTVAPVVIQALTKSGAEPQKDFGGEEKFWGAFANIVQAALPAVIGALRKGDFQGDKDFAPTGAGAGAGDDKFWGAIARVVASAIPTIVGELTKSGAPSTISPSLAPSLAPSGLAMPHDLVANVVSSALPQLQRTY, encoded by the coding sequence ATGCCAAATTACAAAGCATATATCGCTGCCGTCGACCATTATCCAAACCCCGCAAACAACCTCCCGAGTTGTATCAACGACGCGAAGGCGTTCCATCAGAAGATCACCGACGTCTACAAATTTGCAGACGTTCGATTCGACTACGACGAAAAGGCAACCCTGCAGAACGTCGAGGCTGGACTGTCATGGCTGTTCAACGGAGCGAGCCCGGATGATCGGCTCGTGTTCTTCTTCTCCGGCCACGGGTACCAGGTCGCCCAGGGCCAGGATCTGGAAGAAGTGCTGTGTCTGTACGACCAGTTCCTGTTCGACAACGCGCTCAGCCAGAAGTCCCAGGCGGTGCCCCCCGGCGTCTTTACGCTGATATCAGACAGTTGCCATTCAGGCGGCATGTACAAGGTCATGATGACCGACGGTCACATGGATGTCGCCCAGACCAAGGTGCTCAAGGTTCCGCCGATCGTCGAGAATGACAAGGTATTCCTCGATCCGAAGAAGGTCTCTCAGCTGCGCTACCGGCCCTTCGGCGCGTGGCCTGGCGCGGCATCGAGGATCGGCAATCGCCTGGGGTTGACGGTCGGAAAGGAATTCGACGAGGCCGGCCAGTTGCAGATGAATGGGATGCTGCTCTCTGCCTGCCTTGCAGACGAGACCGCATCTGCTTCGACGCCGAAGACCGGCGGCAAGTCGGCCTTCACCTACGCTCTGCTCGAGCAACTCACTGCCCTCGGTCCCCACGTCTCGAACCGGCGGCTCGTCGAAGGAACGACCAAGATGCTGCGGGACCTCGGCTTCCGGCAGACGCCGGTCCTCACCGAACCCACCAATCCCGCCGGTCTGGCCGCCGCGTCATTCCTGCTCTTCCAGGGCCAGGCGGCGCCCCAACCTTCTTCCCCCGACTGGATGACGAGGATCATCCAGGATGTACTCAGCAACCAGAGAAAGGACCCGACCATGATTCACGACAAATCCATCGGCCAGCCTGTTGCAAGCGGCGACGAAAAGTTCTGGGGTGTGCTCGCGAGCCTCGCCTCGGTGGCGGTGCCAGCCATCGTCGATGCGCTGCGAAAGGGTGATTTTCAACCGCAGAAGGACTTCACGGCTATTCCGGGCGGTGAGGAGAAGTTCTGGCGCACCTTGCTCAACGTCGTCTCGACCGCTGTGCCGGCGGTTGTGCAGGCCTTGCGCAAGGGGGGCTATGAACCACAGAAGGATTTCTCGGGTGGTCAGGAGAAGTTCCTTGGGTCCATCCTCGGCATAGCCACCAGTTGCATGCCAACGCTGTTCCGCACGATCTCTGCACAGGGAATCCAGCCGCAGAAGGATTTTGGCGGCGAAGAAAAGTTCTGGGGCGCTATTGCGAGCGCGATCTCGGCGACACTGCCAGTCGTTATTAACGCGCTCAGCAAGCAGGGCACCCCCGTTAAGGGATTCGAGGATGCCCCCGCCGGCGATCAGAAGTTCTTCGGCGCCATCGCAAGCGTTATCGGCACGCTCGGGCCGATCGTCATTCAGGCGCTGAGCAAGAGCGGTGTCGATCCTCAGAAGGACTTCCAGCAGGCCGGCCAAGAAAAATTCCTCGGCGCCCTCATGAGCGTCATCGGTACGGTGGCGCCGGTCGTCATCCAGGCCCTGACGAAAAGCGGCGCCGAGCCGCAGAAGGACTTCGGCGGCGAAGAGAAATTCTGGGGAGCATTCGCCAACATCGTTCAGGCTGCGCTCCCGGCCGTCATCGGCGCGCTGCGCAAGGGCGATTTCCAGGGGGACAAGGACTTCGCCCCAACAGGAGCGGGAGCGGGCGCCGGCGATGACAAGTTCTGGGGTGCGATCGCGCGCGTCGTGGCCTCCGCAATCCCCACGATCGTCGGTGAGCTGACCAAGAGCGGTGCACCAAGCACGATCTCACCGTCATTGGCTCCGAGCCTCGCTCCGAGCGGTTTGGCGATGCCGCACGACCTGGTCGCAAACGTCGTCTCCTCGGCTTTGCCCCAACTGCAGCGGACATACTAG
- a CDS encoding AfsR/SARP family transcriptional regulator, producing MESTPAQRPICRLFGQLEVWGRHGTRVEFLSERSKHLLAVLALQKRAPVSRDVLVARLWGDGPAERLRRNLSTEVWRLRCALANAGENASQWINARPESLSLSANEQVWIDIEAFDQCIKASSPQSNPASPIATSEAIEQLYRGDLLSELNYDWCLTDREAYRGRFLACLETLLIAAKHRSDWGEAIRIARRILAEDSFLEHIHREIMHCYDMMGDRMAALRHYEKLQLAFRHELGVSPTRETTALFRRLRDDGAQQPDTIAPQANVDRDFERQLELIQKHLHQLSQEVRAFASIMQAAPRQSQLHQTIEIPPGIDLARKISSAS from the coding sequence ATGGAGAGCACACCAGCCCAGCGTCCGATATGCCGACTGTTCGGTCAACTAGAAGTCTGGGGTCGCCACGGGACCCGCGTCGAGTTTCTCAGCGAACGCTCAAAGCATCTCCTTGCTGTGCTTGCCCTGCAGAAACGGGCACCTGTCAGTCGTGACGTCCTCGTTGCGCGCCTTTGGGGCGATGGACCGGCCGAGCGTCTTCGCCGCAACCTCAGTACGGAAGTGTGGCGCCTTCGTTGCGCGCTTGCGAACGCCGGCGAAAATGCCTCGCAATGGATCAACGCCCGGCCGGAATCGCTCTCCTTATCTGCAAACGAGCAGGTGTGGATCGACATTGAAGCGTTCGATCAGTGCATCAAGGCGTCTTCGCCGCAGTCGAACCCCGCAAGCCCGATTGCGACATCGGAGGCCATCGAGCAACTCTATCGGGGGGATCTTCTCAGCGAACTCAACTACGATTGGTGCTTGACGGACAGGGAGGCCTATCGCGGCCGCTTCCTCGCATGCCTCGAGACCCTGCTGATTGCGGCAAAGCACAGGTCCGATTGGGGAGAAGCCATCCGCATCGCGCGCCGAATCCTGGCCGAGGATTCCTTCCTCGAGCACATCCACCGCGAGATCATGCATTGCTACGACATGATGGGCGATCGGATGGCCGCGCTACGGCACTACGAGAAGCTTCAGCTCGCATTTCGGCATGAGCTCGGAGTCTCGCCAACCCGTGAAACAACAGCGCTATTCCGTCGTCTACGCGACGATGGGGCACAGCAACCGGATACTATCGCTCCGCAGGCCAACGTTGACCGGGACTTTGAGCGTCAGCTTGAACTAATTCAGAAGCACCTCCACCAACTCAGCCAGGAAGTTCGGGCTTTCGCCTCGATCATGCAGGCTGCTCCTCGCCAGAGCCAGCTGCACCAAACTATCGAGATACCGCCGGGCATCGACCTGGCGAGAAAAATTTCTTCCGCATCCTAG
- a CDS encoding alpha/beta fold hydrolase — protein MLSMTEAKPSLLKISDKLSVRFQKTGSGPPLLLIHTIRTQLEYFRSLAPLLARAYTVYAIDLPGHGHSPIDPDASFDEPYFRRAVISFIEELDLSNLTLVGESIGGALALTAAASLPQRVKQVYAINPYDYEIRYGDGIRRGNWFANFIIGSLQIPVLGAINAALENKIVLGRIMGGGYHDPRKLPADLLAEFDAVARRPGYKRMARKVLAGWQSWSKARDYYEQISAPVTLVYGDSDWSQPNERERTRSLIPAAQMLTLKSTGHFSAVENPSELARVILATG, from the coding sequence ATGCTCAGCATGACTGAAGCCAAACCAAGCTTGCTGAAAATATCGGACAAGCTAAGCGTGCGTTTTCAAAAGACCGGGAGTGGGCCTCCACTGCTCCTCATACATACGATCCGGACGCAGCTCGAATATTTCCGCAGTCTGGCGCCCCTCCTCGCAAGAGCGTACACGGTCTACGCCATTGATCTCCCAGGTCACGGCCACTCACCAATCGACCCGGACGCCAGCTTCGACGAACCCTACTTCAGGCGAGCCGTCATCAGCTTCATCGAGGAGCTAGACCTCTCCAATTTGACGCTCGTTGGCGAGTCGATCGGCGGAGCATTGGCCCTCACAGCAGCGGCGTCGCTTCCGCAGCGAGTGAAGCAGGTCTACGCAATCAACCCCTACGATTACGAGATCCGCTACGGCGACGGTATTCGACGCGGTAATTGGTTCGCGAACTTCATCATCGGAAGCTTGCAGATCCCCGTGCTCGGCGCGATCAACGCAGCGCTCGAAAACAAGATTGTCCTCGGCAGGATCATGGGTGGCGGATATCACGACCCGCGCAAACTACCAGCCGATCTGCTTGCCGAATTCGACGCGGTCGCTCGTCGCCCGGGATACAAGCGGATGGCGCGCAAGGTGCTGGCAGGCTGGCAATCCTGGAGCAAGGCGCGGGACTATTATGAGCAGATATCGGCGCCCGTGACGCTCGTTTACGGCGATAGCGACTGGTCTCAGCCAAATGAACGCGAGCGCACGCGGTCGCTAATCCCTGCCGCACAGATGTTGACTCTGAAAAGTACCGGCCACTTCTCAGCTGTCGAGAATCCGTCCGAACTGGCTCGTGTGATCCTGGCCACAGGATAA
- a CDS encoding TetR/AcrR family transcriptional regulator → MRVSRTQAAENRQTVINVASRLFRERGFDGIGLKDLMKGAGLTQGAFYKQFASKEDLAVEASRRALESASGRWSDAAAQNPDDPLGAVITFYLSGDHRGEKMDGCPIVALGSDAARQGPEVKAEFEAGLKAHLDVLDRFLGGTGEADSRSKAMAILATMVGAVTLSRVVNDPDLAQALLDAAAQQVREVAAA, encoded by the coding sequence ATGCGAGTGAGTCGCACTCAGGCGGCCGAGAACCGCCAAACCGTTATCAATGTGGCCAGTCGCCTCTTCAGAGAGCGCGGCTTTGATGGCATCGGCCTCAAGGATCTCATGAAGGGGGCCGGGCTCACCCAGGGCGCCTTCTACAAGCAGTTCGCATCAAAAGAGGATCTGGCCGTGGAAGCGTCCAGGCGCGCATTGGAGAGCGCGTCCGGCCGATGGTCCGACGCGGCCGCTCAAAATCCTGATGATCCGCTTGGCGCGGTAATCACGTTCTACCTCAGCGGCGACCATCGCGGAGAGAAGATGGACGGTTGCCCGATCGTGGCACTTGGCTCGGATGCCGCACGGCAGGGCCCCGAGGTGAAGGCGGAATTCGAAGCAGGACTGAAAGCGCACCTCGACGTACTCGACCGCTTTCTCGGCGGAACTGGCGAGGCGGACTCCCGCAGCAAGGCGATGGCCATTCTCGCAACGATGGTCGGCGCGGTGACGCTATCGCGCGTCGTCAACGACCCTGATCTGGCTCAGGCGCTTTTGGATGCCGCGGCCCAACAGGTCCGCGAGGTCGCTGCCGCTTGA
- a CDS encoding efflux RND transporter periplasmic adaptor subunit, translating into MKRGVAVLAGILVPAGVATFVALAIPAHEASAVNDPRQEPPIVRLVTAARVSGSDRGFTGTVGARVESNLGFRVAGKIVERLVNVGEQVKAGQPLMRIDETDLRLAVTAKRNAVAAARAVVVQTDADERRYANLVNDGWTSKQRYEQAKAASDTAKAQLAAAEADAGVAENQATYSVLIADADGTVTQTLGEPGQVVAAGQAVVRLAQSGPREAVVALPETTRPSIGSLAEASLYGSDGRRYTAHLRQLSDSADPQTRTYEARYVLDGDAAAAPLGATVTIRLASQDSQPDVQVPLGAVLDDGRSTGVWVFDGATSTVRLQPVKLLRVTSETAVISGSNSGDQIVSLGAHLLHEGARVRTASESRGK; encoded by the coding sequence ATGAAAAGGGGTGTTGCGGTGCTGGCCGGTATTTTGGTCCCAGCTGGTGTGGCAACCTTCGTTGCTCTTGCGATTCCCGCCCATGAAGCCTCCGCGGTGAACGACCCACGGCAGGAGCCCCCGATAGTCCGTCTGGTGACGGCGGCGCGGGTCAGCGGATCCGACCGCGGCTTCACGGGGACGGTCGGCGCGCGCGTGGAAAGCAATCTCGGATTTCGCGTCGCGGGGAAGATCGTCGAACGGCTCGTCAATGTCGGGGAGCAAGTCAAGGCCGGACAGCCGTTGATGCGGATCGACGAAACCGATCTTCGTCTGGCGGTCACGGCCAAGCGCAACGCGGTCGCCGCCGCGCGTGCAGTTGTCGTTCAGACCGACGCCGACGAGCGGCGCTACGCCAATCTCGTGAACGACGGATGGACGTCAAAGCAGCGCTACGAGCAGGCGAAGGCCGCATCGGATACCGCCAAAGCGCAGCTTGCCGCGGCGGAAGCGGACGCGGGCGTCGCGGAGAACCAGGCGACCTATTCCGTGCTAATTGCCGATGCGGACGGAACGGTCACCCAAACGCTGGGTGAGCCCGGCCAAGTCGTCGCCGCCGGCCAAGCGGTGGTTCGGCTGGCACAGTCCGGTCCTCGCGAAGCGGTGGTCGCGCTTCCCGAAACCACCCGGCCGTCGATCGGATCGCTCGCCGAGGCGAGCCTCTATGGCAGCGACGGGCGCCGCTATACCGCGCATCTGCGCCAGTTGTCGGATTCCGCCGATCCCCAGACCCGCACCTATGAGGCCCGCTACGTGCTCGATGGCGACGCCGCGGCTGCACCACTCGGCGCGACGGTGACCATTCGGCTTGCAAGCCAGGACAGTCAGCCGGATGTCCAAGTGCCGCTGGGTGCCGTGCTCGATGACGGCAGATCGACAGGCGTCTGGGTCTTCGACGGCGCGACCTCGACCGTACGCTTGCAGCCCGTCAAGCTGCTGCGCGTGACCAGCGAGACGGCCGTTATCTCCGGATCGAACTCCGGTGACCAGATTGTTTCCCTCGGCGCTCATCTTCTGCACGAAGGTGCTCGCGTCAGGACCGCGTCGGAAAGCAGGGGCAAGTGA
- a CDS encoding L,D-transpeptidase family protein has protein sequence MIRAIIRHALVLAAALAAALAPVICLGETSKPLPAKATRELPAELLSLLEQKKMPKYSPILVRLFKEEAELEVWKQDATGRFQMLKTYPICRWSGDLGPKLYEGDRQAPEGFYAITPELMNPNSNFYLSINVGFPNAFDKAHKRNGSFLMIHGDCWSSGCYAMTDEQISEIYSLARDSLSGRPSFQVQAYPFRLTPGNLARHRNSPNLAFWNMLKVGNDHFETTRLEPKVDVCDRRYVFDAQAPPNSPSPPVFNPTEKCPPFVVNPDVARRALEKRRTDELEYARLIEDNVPAAPIYSGLDGGMNKAFLTRFPGRVTLAKVMPYASYLPQLPPIPWTDNDGSLTSRWFGRSFAGLAVCDAARVGFPPGRC, from the coding sequence GTGATCCGCGCCATCATCCGACATGCGCTCGTGCTGGCGGCGGCTCTTGCCGCTGCCTTGGCGCCGGTGATTTGTCTTGGGGAAACCAGCAAGCCGTTGCCGGCCAAGGCAACAAGGGAGCTACCCGCTGAGCTGCTCTCGCTGCTCGAACAAAAGAAGATGCCGAAATATTCACCGATCCTCGTGCGCCTCTTCAAGGAGGAGGCCGAACTCGAGGTCTGGAAACAGGACGCCACCGGCCGTTTCCAGATGCTCAAGACCTATCCGATCTGCCGGTGGTCGGGCGATCTCGGGCCGAAATTGTACGAGGGCGACCGACAGGCTCCAGAAGGGTTCTATGCGATTACGCCCGAATTGATGAACCCCAACTCCAACTTCTATCTGTCGATCAATGTCGGCTTCCCCAACGCGTTCGACAAGGCGCACAAGCGCAACGGCAGCTTCCTGATGATCCACGGCGATTGCTGGTCCAGCGGCTGCTATGCCATGACGGACGAACAGATCAGCGAAATCTATTCGCTGGCGCGCGATTCCCTCAGCGGCCGGCCATCGTTCCAGGTCCAGGCCTATCCGTTCCGCCTGACGCCGGGAAATCTGGCGCGGCATCGCAATAGTCCCAATCTCGCTTTCTGGAACATGCTCAAGGTCGGCAATGATCATTTCGAGACGACGCGACTCGAACCGAAGGTGGATGTGTGCGACCGCCGCTATGTCTTCGATGCGCAAGCTCCCCCGAACTCGCCGTCCCCTCCAGTGTTCAACCCGACCGAAAAATGTCCTCCCTTCGTCGTCAATCCGGACGTCGCGCGGCGGGCGCTGGAGAAGCGGCGCACCGACGAGCTCGAATATGCGCGATTGATCGAAGACAATGTGCCGGCGGCCCCGATCTACAGCGGACTCGACGGCGGAATGAACAAGGCGTTCCTGACACGGTTTCCGGGCCGGGTGACGCTTGCGAAAGTCATGCCGTATGCATCCTACCTGCCGCAATTGCCACCGATCCCCTGGACCGACAATGATGGCTCGTTGACGAGCAGATGGTTTGGGAGGTCGTTCGCCGGGCTGGCCGTGTGCGATGCGGCTCGTGTCGGCTTCCCGCCGGGCCGGTGCTGA
- a CDS encoding nitroreductase → MQFDDVILGRRSIRGYKPDPVPKELIAEIIGLAMRAPSSMNTQPWNFYVITGEPLDRIRAGNTQRMVAGIPQSREFRTGQAFAGKHRDRQVGVAKQLFSAMGIERDNMEKRQDWVLRGFRQFDAPVCVIITYDRVLDGSDDTPFDCGAVATALVNAAWSRGLGAVINSQGIMQSPVVREHAGIADDQVIMKSIALGWPDETFPANAVVSERKSVEEATVFVGFET, encoded by the coding sequence ATGCAGTTTGATGACGTCATCCTCGGTCGCCGGAGTATCCGCGGCTACAAACCGGACCCGGTCCCCAAGGAGCTGATTGCGGAAATCATCGGTTTGGCGATGCGCGCCCCGTCGTCGATGAACACCCAGCCCTGGAATTTCTACGTCATAACCGGCGAACCGCTGGATCGGATCCGCGCCGGCAACACCCAGCGGATGGTGGCGGGCATCCCGCAATCGCGCGAGTTCCGCACGGGCCAGGCCTTTGCAGGCAAGCACCGCGACAGGCAGGTCGGCGTCGCCAAGCAATTGTTCTCCGCAATGGGCATCGAGCGCGACAACATGGAGAAGCGCCAGGACTGGGTGCTGCGCGGCTTCCGCCAGTTCGATGCGCCGGTCTGCGTGATCATCACCTATGACCGCGTGCTTGACGGGAGCGACGATACGCCGTTCGACTGCGGCGCCGTGGCGACCGCCCTAGTCAATGCCGCGTGGTCCCGCGGGCTCGGCGCCGTGATCAACAGCCAGGGCATCATGCAATCCCCCGTGGTGCGCGAGCACGCGGGCATCGCCGACGATCAGGTCATCATGAAAAGCATCGCGCTGGGCTGGCCGGATGAAACTTTTCCGGCCAATGCCGTGGTGTCGGAGCGGAAATCTGTCGAGGAAGCGACGGTGTTCGTCGGCTTCGAGACGTAG
- a CDS encoding LysR family transcriptional regulator: MARFDTNRSAEMEVFVRIVDLGGFTQAARKLRLTPSGVSKLMSRLEARLGSRLVNRTTRKLTLTEEGQAFYQRAVRILAEMEEAEREAASGAAPRGRLTVNSNIPFGMLHLMPLIPRFLEEHPEITLDLVLTDTTIDLMQERADVAIRVGPLRASRLVARKLGTSRMVVVGTPSYLARCGTPKTPADLAAHRGIGWTFPRIRGGWPFKRGDRTEEAVPPPVARASDGEAARRLCLGGVGLARLALFHIGPDIESGRLVPVLQSYNPGDREDIHAVYVGHTAPLPARVRAFIDFLAEHVRVSDPALKRAADGRWKVAG, encoded by the coding sequence ATGGCCCGTTTCGACACCAACCGCTCCGCCGAGATGGAGGTCTTCGTCCGCATCGTCGATCTCGGCGGATTCACGCAAGCCGCGCGAAAGCTGCGGCTGACGCCGTCGGGTGTCAGCAAGCTGATGTCGCGGCTGGAGGCGCGGCTCGGCTCGCGCCTCGTCAACCGCACCACGCGCAAGCTGACCCTGACCGAGGAGGGTCAGGCGTTCTACCAGCGCGCCGTGCGGATCCTCGCGGAGATGGAGGAAGCCGAACGCGAGGCGGCCTCCGGCGCGGCGCCGCGCGGCCGCCTCACGGTGAACAGCAACATCCCGTTCGGCATGCTGCATCTGATGCCGCTGATCCCTCGCTTCCTGGAAGAGCATCCCGAAATCACGCTCGACCTCGTGCTGACGGACACGACGATCGATCTGATGCAGGAGCGTGCCGACGTCGCCATCCGGGTCGGCCCGTTGCGTGCCTCACGTCTCGTCGCACGAAAGCTCGGCACCAGCCGCATGGTCGTGGTCGGCACACCCAGCTATCTTGCCCGCTGCGGCACGCCGAAGACGCCGGCGGACCTCGCTGCGCATCGCGGCATCGGCTGGACCTTTCCGCGTATCCGCGGCGGCTGGCCGTTCAAGCGCGGCGACCGTACCGAGGAAGCCGTGCCGCCGCCGGTCGCGCGCGCCAGCGACGGCGAAGCCGCCCGCCGCCTCTGCCTCGGCGGCGTCGGCCTTGCCCGCCTCGCCCTCTTCCATATCGGCCCTGACATCGAATCCGGCCGGCTCGTGCCGGTGTTGCAAAGCTACAATCCCGGCGACCGCGAAGACATCCACGCCGTCTATGTCGGCCACACCGCGCCCCTGCCCGCGCGCGTGCGCGCGTTCATCGACTTCCTCGCCGAGCACGTGCGGGTGAGCGATCCCGCGCTGAAGCGCGCGGCGGATGGGAGATGGAAGGTGGCGGGATGA